TACGACTCGTACACGCTGTCCGAGGGCGCCCATCTGGCCGAGCTGATCTTCACGACGTACCAGAGCTTGTCGCTCGAAGGCCCGCCGGAGATCACCCGCGTCTCGACCCGCGCCCGCGCGCTCGAGGCGCTCGCCGAGCGTCCATTCGACATCGTCATTACGATCGCCGCCGTCAACGATGTCGGCGCTTCCGACTTCGGGCGGCAGGCCAAAGCGCTGTGCGCCGACGTGCCCGTGTTCATCATGGCCTACGACATGCGCGAGCTGTTCGGCATCCCCGGCGGACCGGGCGCGATCCCGCACATCGACGGCGTGTTGCTCTGGCGGGGCGATGTCCGGCTGTTCCTCGCGATCATCCGCCTCCTCGAGGACAGCCGCAACGCCGAGCACGACGCCCGCGTCGGCGGGGTGCGCAGCATCATCCTGGTGGAGGACAGCGTCCCGTTCATCTCGTCTTACCTGCCGCTCGTCTTCAGCGCGCTGACGCGCCAGACGGACCAGCTCATCGCCCAGAGCCTGAACCTCGATCAGCGGCTGCTGCGGCGCCGGCTGCGGCCGCGGCTGCTCCTGGCGACGACGTTCGAGGAGGGCTGGGCGCTCTACCAAGCGTCACAAGACCACGTCCTGGCCGTGATCAGCGACGTCCGGTTCCCGCGCGGCGGCGTCGACGACAACGAGGCCGGCCTCGAGCTGCTGCGGCAGATCCGCGCCGTCGACGCCGAGACGCCGCTCCTCCTGCAATCGTCCCAGGACCGCTTCCGTGCGGACGCCGAGGTGCTCGGCGCGGCCTTCGTGAACAAGAACTCGCCGACGCTGTTGAACGAGTTCAACAACTTCATGCTCGACCGACTGGGCTTCGGTGAATTCGTGTTCCGCGGCGAGGACGGCGCCGAGGTCGCTCGGGCCGCCGACGTCGATGCGCTGGTGGGCGTGCTGCCGACATTGCCGGACGACGTGCTGGTCGGGCACGCAAAGCGCAACGGCTTCTCGAACTGGCTGATGGCCCGCACCGAGTTCGCTCTGGCGTCCGAGCTGCGCACGCTCCATGTCGACGACTTCGCCACCACGGGCGACATGCGGGCGTTCCTCATCGATCGCCTGCAGCAGACCCGCGACGCGCTTCGCCGCGGCCAGGTCGTCGACTTCGCCGCCGCCCGCGCCGACGCCCGCGACACGTTCGTGCGCATCGGCAGCGGCAGCTTGGGGGGGAAGGGACGCGGTCTGGCCTTCACGTTCGACCTGCTGTCGCGCGGCGACATCGCCCGCGACCTGCCGCGGATCCGCCTGTTCGTGCCGACGACGGCCGTCCTGGCCACCGATGTCTTCGACGCCTTCGTCGGCGCCGCCGACCTGCAAGCGTTCGCGCTGCGCGAGTCGGATGACCACGCCATCCTCGCGCGCTTCCTTGAAACGCCGCTGCCGCCGCATGTGAGCGCCGATCTGGCCGCCTTCCTCGCGCGCGCCGACCAGCCGCTGGCCGTGCGCTCCTCGAGCCTGCTCGAGGACTCGCACCACCTGCCGGCCGCCGGCGTCTACCCGACGCACATGCTGCCCAACAACGCTGCGACGCCGGGGGAGCGACAGGCGGCGCTCGAAGCGGCCATCAAGCACATCTACGCCGCGACGTACTTCACGGCGGCCAAGGCGTACTTCGCCGCGACGCCGAACCGCGTCGAGGACGAGAAGATGGCCGTCGTCATCATGCAGATCGTCGGCGATCGGTACGGCGACGTGGTGTATCCGCACTTCTCAGGTGTGGCGCAGTCGCACAACTTCTATCCGGTGCGCGACATGCGGGCCGAGGAAGGCATCGCGACCGTCGCGCTCGGGCTCGGCAAGACGGTCGTCGACGGCGGGCGGGCGGTACGGTTCTCGCCCGCCCACCCCGAGTGGCTGCCGCAGCTCTCGCTGCCCGAGGACATCCTGGCCAACGCTCAGCGCACGTTCTGGGCGTTGGACGTTACCCGCCCGGCCAGCTTTCACAATCCGGAGCCCGAGTCGGCGCTCGTCGAACTCGGGCTGGCGGACGCCGAGCGCCACGATACGCTTTGGCCGGTCGCCTCGGTCTACGTGCCGGACAACGACGCGGTGTACGACGGGCTGTCGCGGCCCGGTGTGCGGCTCGTGACCTTCGCGCCGATCCTGAAGCACCACCTCCTGCCGCTGTGCGAGACGCTGCAGCGGCTGCTCGAGCTCGGCACGCTTGGCATGTCCGGCCCGGTCGAAATCGAGTTCGCGGTCTGCCTGCGCCCGTCGCCCGCGCCGCACGAGTTCGCGTTCCTGCAGATCCGCCCGCTCGTCCTTGGCACGGCAGCCCAGGCGATCGATTTGACCGCCATCGCGCCGTCGGACGCCTTCATCGCGTGCAGCAAAGCCCTTGGCGTCGGCCGGACCGTCGATGTGACCGACATCGTCACCGTCCGGCGTGATGTGTTCGATCGGCAGCGCACAGCCGACATCGCGCTCGAGGTCGCAGCCGTCAACGCCGCGCTGCAGGCCGAGGGCCGACCGTACTTGCTGGTCGGCCCAGGACGGTGGGGCACCGCCGACCGCTGGCTCGGCATCCCGGTGGCCTGGCGCGACATCGCCGGTGCGCGCGTCATCGTCGAATGCGACCTGGCCGGCATGCCGGTCGAGCCGTCGCAGGGGACGCACTTCTTCCACAACATGACGAGCCTGGGTATCGGCTACTTCACCGCCAGCGAGCGCCGCGGCGCGCTGATCGACTGGGATTGGCTGGATGCGCAGCCGGTGGCGCGCGAGACGGCGTGGGTGCGGCACCATCGGCTGGTGGAGCCGATGGAGGTCCTCATCGACGCGCGGAGCGGCGAGGGGGCGGTGGTGAAGGTGGCGAGGGAGCCGGACGACGAGTGACCCGCGTCCGTTCTTCCCCCCACCGGCCAACGACCATGATTGCCCGTCGCGATGACCCACCGGTAGGGGCATTTTGGCCGATGGGGATCTTGCCGATGGGAACGATTCGCGGCGCAGCTACCCCCCCGGCCGCCATGCCACGTCGCCCACGCCCGCCCGCGCGTTCGCGTACCGCGCCGCCATGAACAGGTAGTCGCTCAGCCGGTTGAGATACATGACGACGGGCGGACTGATCGTTTCCCCCGCCTTGGCCGCCGCCAGGACCCGACGTTCGGCGCGCCGGCAGACCGTGCGCGCCAAGTGGAGCGCACCGGCGAGGGGCGTGCCGCCGGGCAGGATGAACGCCGATAGCGGCGGCAGCGTCGACGTGAGCGCGTCGATCTCCCCCTCGAGTTCGGTCGCCCACGCGGGCGGCACGCGCTTCAGCCAGTCGCCCGCCGCGGTGTCCGGTGGTGTGGCGAGGTCGGCGCCGAGATCGAACAGGCGGTCCTGGATGTGGCGCAGGGCGGCGACGAGGTCGCCCGGGGCGTCCGCTCCGCCCAGGGCGAGCGCCAGGCCGATCGTGCTGTTCAGCTCGTCGACGTCGCCGTAGGCCTCGACCCGCGGGTGGGTCTTGGGGACGCGGTCGCCGCCGAACAGGCCCGTCTCACCTTTGTCGCCGGTCCGGGTATAGATCTTCACGGGACCGTCACGTCGCTCGCTTGCGCGGCGTCCGCTTGGCCGCGGGCGTGGCGGGCGTGGCGGGCGTGGCGGGCATGCGCTCGGCATCCTCGATCGCGTCGAGGAGGATGCGGGCGATCCGCTGCGTCGCGGTGCGGCCGGCGGTCACCGGTGCGGGCGGTGGCGACGCGGGTTCGGGCCGCCCGGTCGCGACCGACGTGGGGGCGGCGGATGCCGGCGGCGCCGCGTCCAATGCCGCCGTGTCCATCGCGGGGGCGCTTTCGGCGGCCGGCCCGATGTCTGCGGGGCGCATCGCACCCGCGTCCGTCGATGGGGCGAACGACGTTGGCGGTGCCGCGACCGGCACGTACGCCGCACCGGGCGTTGACGGCGCCGGCGCCGGTGCCACGTCGGCCGGGTCGACGACGCCGCGGCGCCACGGCGGGGCGAAGATCGTCTCGGGTGTCGACGGCGGCGCGCTCGGGTTGGCCGGCTCGACGGCCGATGGCTGCACGGGGGCGAAACCGGCCGCTGCGGGTGCTTGGTCGGACCCGGCCGGCGGGGCGAACTGTGCGAACCGGGCGGTCTCGGAGGCGGTCGCCGCGCCGGCGAACGACTCGCCGAGCGGCTCGGCGATCACGCCCTCCTCGGCCTCGACGGCTGCGGCGGCGGCCGCGGGGTCTTCGGCATCCGTCTGGGGAGCGGGCGGGCCGAGCGGTGAGAGCTCACGTGAGCCGGCCACGCGGAAGAGGTCGCCGACGGCCCGGGCCGTCGGCAAGCTGTCGGAGCGGACGACGAGCGCCGTGGCGCCTTCGCCGATCGCCTGGAGGACCTCGGCCTGGTGGACCTTGGGCACCCGCACCGTCTCCGAGATCGCGCCGAGCGCCCCGCCGACGAGGGCGCCGATGACGGCGCCGAGCGCGAGGGCCAGCAGCCAGCCGACGGCCTCGGGCGCCAGCGCCGTGCCGGCGTAGTAGCCGAGCGCGGCGCCGATCAACGCACCGGCCACGACGCCGGCCATCGGACCGCGGTGGGCGGGCAGGCCGGCCTCGCGCGCCAAGCCGCGCTGCGTGTCGAGGTCCCCGTGCACGACGCTGATCTGATCGAGGTCGAGCGGCGACGCCGCCAGCTGGTTCAGCACGCGGCGGGCGGTGTCCAGGTCATCGAACAGGCCGAGGACAACGGTCTTCATGACGGTCCTTCCCCTTTGGTCGACGGCACACGGCCGGTCACGGCGCTGCCCCGATGCGAATCGGGACGCTGTACGGCGGGTCGAGGAAGTTGCCGTCCTTCTTCACGAGCACCAGCCGCACAGTGTAGTCGCCCGGTGCCAGGCTGGCTGCGTCCAGCACCTCGAGCTGGCCGTCGACGACGGCGGTCGTGTGCGTCTGGCCGAGCGTCATCCACTCCGCGGGCACGACGTCGCGCCGGCTGAGCTCGACCTTGAAGTACTCGATCTCGGATGGGTTGAACGTCACGGTGCCGGTCAATACGGTCCGGCCGTCGAGCCGGGTGCCGGGGACGAGGTTCAGGCGATAGACGCTCTGCGAGTACGCCGTGCGGCCTGTGGCGGTGATGCCGAACGTGGCCGAGATCGGCACGTCGGGCCCGGGCAGCGACCCTGGCGCCAGCGCCGCGTCGACGAGCGCCTGGCTGCATACCTCCGACGGCTCGATCGCCGCGAACCCGTTCGTGCGCGCCCACTCGATCGCCCCGGCGCGCTCCTGCTCCTCGGCCGGCAGCGGCAGAACGGCCACGCCCTGCACCTTGTCCGCCCCAAAACCCGTCACCGCGTCCGGTGCGCACAGCACGGCCGGTGCCCACTTCAGCGGCTTCTTCTCTGCCTCGGCCTGCGCGATCAGCTCCGGTGGCGGCGGCCCCTGCGGCACGACGACGGCGCCGAGCGTGGCCCAGACGTCGCCGCCGGCGGCGGGTGCGATGGGCTGGCCGTCGACGCCGAGCGGGGCGGCGGGCGGGGGGGCGGCGCCGTCGACGGGCGCTCCGGGCGCGCTTTGGGCGACGGCGTCATCGCCGCCGCCGGCGAACGCCTCGAGGAAGTACTCGCTCTTGTACTCGCGACATGCCGTGCCGAGGTTGTTCAGCGACAGGACGTTGCAGACGCTGCGCTCGACGACGTTGTCCGGCTGCTCGAAGCGCGAGACCCACTCGAGACCGAACATCGCCCGCGCCTCTTCGACAACGGCCTTGCGCTCGTCGTCGAAGAGGATGCCGCGCATGACGGCGCCCCAGATCGGCGCCGCACCGGTCAGGCCGCTCGAGCGGTTCATCGCCGAGTTGTCGCTGTTGCCGGCCCAGACGCCGACGACGAGGCTCGGGGTGTAGCCGAGCGTCCAGTTGTCTCGATAGTCGTTCGTGGTGCCGGTCTTGGCGGCGGCGGCCACGCCGAGGTAGAGCGGCGAGCGGCTGCCGAAGGCCGGGGCGCGGGCGTCGTTGTCCGCCAGGAACTGGGTGACGATATAGGCGGCGCCCGGGTCGACGGCGGGCTCGGGCTCGAGGGCCTTCGTATCGTCCTTCAGGCTGTAGAGGATCTTGCCGGCGGTGTCGGTGATCGTCAGGACGGTGTGCGGCCGGATCAGCTCGCCCATGTTGGCGAGCGTTCCGTAGGCCGTCGTCAGGTCGAGCAGCGTGACCTCGCCGCCGCCGAGCGTGAGCGAGAGGCCGTAGTCCCACGGGTCGCGCTGCAGGCCGGTGATCCCCATCTTGTGCGCCGTCTCGACGGTCAGCTCGACGCCCGCCTTGCCGGCATCGTCCTTGTGGTCCGGGTGGGGGGTGATCCGGTCGAGGACCTTGAGGGCCGGGATGTTGTAGGAGTTCGCGAGCGCCGTTCGGAGGCGCACCGGGCCGTGGAACGTGTCGTCGTAGTTCTTGGGCTCGTAGAGCACGCCGTTCGGGTAGAGCTTCCACGGCACGTCCCAGATCAGCGTCGCGGGCGACATGCCGTTGGCGATGGCGGTCACGAACGTCAGCGGCTTGATGCTCGAGCCGGGCTGGCGCTCCCGGAC
This genomic stretch from Candidatus Avedoeria danica harbors:
- a CDS encoding histidine kinase, whose translation is MAMGEDGRSGAIASPGRPAPLPGPAPDLEAIVEAYDVQTSQLQTLLSFRVRRVLLVASLYDSYTLSEGAHLAELIFTTYQSLSLEGPPEITRVSTRARALEALAERPFDIVITIAAVNDVGASDFGRQAKALCADVPVFIMAYDMRELFGIPGGPGAIPHIDGVLLWRGDVRLFLAIIRLLEDSRNAEHDARVGGVRSIILVEDSVPFISSYLPLVFSALTRQTDQLIAQSLNLDQRLLRRRLRPRLLLATTFEEGWALYQASQDHVLAVISDVRFPRGGVDDNEAGLELLRQIRAVDAETPLLLQSSQDRFRADAEVLGAAFVNKNSPTLLNEFNNFMLDRLGFGEFVFRGEDGAEVARAADVDALVGVLPTLPDDVLVGHAKRNGFSNWLMARTEFALASELRTLHVDDFATTGDMRAFLIDRLQQTRDALRRGQVVDFAAARADARDTFVRIGSGSLGGKGRGLAFTFDLLSRGDIARDLPRIRLFVPTTAVLATDVFDAFVGAADLQAFALRESDDHAILARFLETPLPPHVSADLAAFLARADQPLAVRSSSLLEDSHHLPAAGVYPTHMLPNNAATPGERQAALEAAIKHIYAATYFTAAKAYFAATPNRVEDEKMAVVIMQIVGDRYGDVVYPHFSGVAQSHNFYPVRDMRAEEGIATVALGLGKTVVDGGRAVRFSPAHPEWLPQLSLPEDILANAQRTFWALDVTRPASFHNPEPESALVELGLADAERHDTLWPVASVYVPDNDAVYDGLSRPGVRLVTFAPILKHHLLPLCETLQRLLELGTLGMSGPVEIEFAVCLRPSPAPHEFAFLQIRPLVLGTAAQAIDLTAIAPSDAFIACSKALGVGRTVDVTDIVTVRRDVFDRQRTADIALEVAAVNAALQAEGRPYLLVGPGRWGTADRWLGIPVAWRDIAGARVIVECDLAGMPVEPSQGTHFFHNMTSLGIGYFTASERRGALIDWDWLDAQPVARETAWVRHHRLVEPMEVLIDARSGEGAVVKVAREPDDE
- a CDS encoding transglycosylase domain-containing protein, with translation MSITPLERILLERRLTRLRARKSRLGVLVAAVAGVPAAIAAVGLAAAGIAYATLSGELRENLAHIQNLEERTTFETTNILDRQGVLLRQVIGEGRRTYVPLAQIASFVVKGTIAVEDETFERNPGIDVEGIARAVLGEVRALGERTLGDAEATSSGGGGSTITQQFVRHVAFTNEERLARSYKRKAKELVLAVMLTRQYSKDQILEWYLNEIYYGNLAYGIEAAALTVFDKSAVDLNLAEAALLIGLPQAPRYYDPLDPDPEVQERVKDRQRVVLNLMAERKVITQAEADRAMKTNLTFRKPDNDRFEAPHFVVHVEKVIEDLVGSDRLARGGLNVVTTLDLETQRMAQAEVSEQVAKLAEAQHLTNGAVVAMEPRTGQVIAMVGSADYWNDAIDGRVNVAVRERQPGSSIKPLTFVTAIANGMSPATLIWDVPWKLYPNGVLYEPKNYDDTFHGPVRLRTALANSYNIPALKVLDRITPHPDHKDDAGKAGVELTVETAHKMGITGLQRDPWDYGLSLTLGGGEVTLLDLTTAYGTLANMGELIRPHTVLTITDTAGKILYSLKDDTKALEPEPAVDPGAAYIVTQFLADNDARAPAFGSRSPLYLGVAAAAKTGTTNDYRDNWTLGYTPSLVVGVWAGNSDNSAMNRSSGLTGAAPIWGAVMRGILFDDERKAVVEEARAMFGLEWVSRFEQPDNVVERSVCNVLSLNNLGTACREYKSEYFLEAFAGGGDDAVAQSAPGAPVDGAAPPPAAPLGVDGQPIAPAAGGDVWATLGAVVVPQGPPPPELIAQAEAEKKPLKWAPAVLCAPDAVTGFGADKVQGVAVLPLPAEEQERAGAIEWARTNGFAAIEPSEVCSQALVDAALAPGSLPGPDVPISATFGITATGRTAYSQSVYRLNLVPGTRLDGRTVLTGTVTFNPSEIEYFKVELSRRDVVPAEWMTLGQTHTTAVVDGQLEVLDAASLAPGDYTVRLVLVKKDGNFLDPPYSVPIRIGAAP
- a CDS encoding cob(I)yrinic acid a,c-diamide adenosyltransferase, whose protein sequence is MKIYTRTGDKGETGLFGGDRVPKTHPRVEAYGDVDELNSTIGLALALGGADAPGDLVAALRHIQDRLFDLGADLATPPDTAAGDWLKRVPPAWATELEGEIDALTSTLPPLSAFILPGGTPLAGALHLARTVCRRAERRVLAAAKAGETISPPVVMYLNRLSDYLFMAARYANARAGVGDVAWRPGG